One genomic segment of Impatiens glandulifera chromosome 6, dImpGla2.1, whole genome shotgun sequence includes these proteins:
- the LOC124941097 gene encoding uncharacterized protein LOC124941097: protein MAKRSQKRIPHYDKGQTGCIWTFISIFDFRNGRSTRRLLSDTKRHHSGRQQQQHVGNGYFKSKLDMLTNSIDIQPIRRGEEMEVMGVKMSVKELMEKEMFSEEYQNKLMNSDKRNGRIHHKRSKTTTWSSFTSKSSNYRDEKVSKGSVDLDAVINDICNQIHQERFINDLDTNSSNLDEAIKTFVTDEITRGNPIRKKRSQSLEEILLKEDEKRTPVTTQFSFTEIKRRLKHAVTKDNLNYNEKYAIPSKSDDENEKLKEERIKDIYVKARKHLSEIILRNGDESEHCSSSRRSLGKVLFETDEKKKSLSTFDDLIDSVSSEQNSENYKDDMEIVITADEEECKGLDSSKTPCILEDDFESCCHTGSLKVEEEDELLPSPLSSSSPVNKNSEYAKTSNDRSSERPSPVSVLESIFGEDETSPASTRIIESSGESSFHPRQIQFEEGEICIRTNQDNEESSFEYVEAVLLASDLKWDDYLLRWISSVPILDPSLFHEVELFSSRSFHDQKLLFDCTNEVLKEVCSRYFSYYPRVSFITRNIRQVPIGQDLIDEIWEGVERNLVQLSPCVLQNMMERDMMEKVDPNNWMNLRFETEGIGAEIGETIMDELLEDLTRTLNENTIV from the exons ATGGCGAAGAGATCGCAGAAACGAATCCCACATTACGATAAAGGTCAAACGGGCTGCATTTGGACTTTCATTAGTATATTCGATTTCAGGAACGGTCGATCAACTAGACGCCTTCTTTCAGATACTAAAAGGCATCATTCAGGAAGACAACAACAACAGCATGTTG GAAATGGATATTTCAAGAGTAAGTTGGACATGCTGACGAATTCGATTGACATTCAACCCATTCGC agaGGCGAGGAAATGGAAGTTATGGGTGTTAAAATGAGTGTAAAGGAACTTATGGAAAAGGAAATGTTCAGTGAAGAATATCAAAACAAGCTGATGAATTCTGATAAAAGAAATGGAAGAATTCATCATAAGAGGAGTAAAACAACAACCTGGAGTTCTTTtacctcaaaatcatcaaattatCGAGATGAAAAGGTATCAAAAGGTTCTGTTGACCTTGATGCAGTAATAAACGATATCTGCAATCAGATTCATCAAGAAAGATTCATCAACGATCTCGACACCAACTCATCAAACTTAGACGAGGCGATTAAAACATTTGTAACCGATGAGATCACAAGAGGAAATccaataagaaaaaaaagaagtcaGTCTCTTGAAGAGATCTTGTTGAAGGAAGATGAGAAAAGAACACCTGTTACAACTCAGTTTTCGTTTACTGAAATCAAAAGAAGGTTAAAACACGCCGTGACAAAGGACAACCTTAACTACAATGAAAAATACGCGATTCCATCGAAGAGTGACGACGAGAATGAGAAGTTAAAGGAGGAAAGGATAAAGGATATCTATGTCAAGGCAAGGAAACATCTATCTGAGATAATTCTGAGAAATGGAGATGAAAGTGAACATTGTTCATCAAGTAGGAGATCATTAGGAAAAGTTCTTTTTGAAactgatgagaagaagaagagcttGTCAACTTTCGACGATCTGATTGACTCGGTTTCATCAGAACAGAACTCGGAAAATTATAAAG atGATATGGAAATTGTCATAACTGCTGATGAAGAAGAATGTAAAGGTTTGGATAGTTCAAAAACACCATGCATTTTGGAAGATGATTTTGAATCATGTTGTCACACGGGTTCTTTGAAAGTG gaagaagaagatgagttGTTGCCTTCACCATTGTCATCATCTTCCCCAGTTAACAAGAACAGTGAATATGCAAAAACTTCAAATGATAGATCATCAGAAAGGCCAAGCCCAGTCTCTGTTCTCGAATCCATATTCGGAGAAGACGAAACCAGCCCAGCCTCAACACGCATCATCGAATCATCAGGCGAAAGTTCATTCCATCCAAGACAAATCCAATTCGAAGAAGGTGAAATTTGTATAAGAACCAATCAAGACAACGAGGAATCTTCGTTTGAATACGTCGAAGCTGTTCTTCTAGCTTCCGATTTAAAATGGGACGATTATCTCCTCAGATGGATTTCTTCAGTTCCAATTCTCGACCCATCCTTGTTCCATGAAGTCGAGTTATTCTCCAGCCGAAGCTTTCATGACCAGAAACTCCTCTTTGATTGTACAAACGAGGTTCTCAAGGAAGTTTGCAGCCGTTATTTCAGTTACTATCCGAGGGTTTCGTTTATAACACGTAATATTCGACAAGTACCCATTGGACAGGACTTGATTGATGAGATATGGGAAGGAGTTGAGAGGAATCTTGTGCAGCTTTCGCCTTGTGTTCTTCAAAATATGATGGAAAGAGATATGATGGAGAAGGTAGATCCGAATAATTGGATGAATCTTCGATTTGAAACGGAAGGTATTGGCGCTGAAATCGGGGAAACTATTATGGATGAACTTTTGGAGGATTTGACAAGAACCTTGAATGAAAACACAATAGTATGA
- the LOC124941377 gene encoding general transcription and DNA repair factor IIH subunit TFB2, with translation MPQVRIIAKNFMDMVASLPAVKLNKLYENAFICEAILRSLPPLAKKYVLQMLYIDSPVSAKSMEEWVLPDGSSKHKVAIDRLMQLRLLTEAEDRKKETAYRLNPKFQGNLRKHLVHGGILPREAMASNITVRLPSLEELEAYAAEQWETFLLHLINSTQAEKTMNFSSGMMKIFQRSIMSKRDKESPVLTEGGFQFLLMDTNAQLWYIIREYITNSEERQIEPADLISFLLELSFHCTGEAYNTNTLTDVQKSVIKDLADLGLLKLQQGRKESWFIPTKLVTNLSISLSDSTSRRQGFVVVETNFRLYAYSTSKLHCEILRLFARVEYQLPNLIVSAITKESLYHAFQNGITAEQIISFLQQNAHPRVAERLPSVPENVTDQIRLWESDLNRVEMTPAHFYDEFPSRDVFESACDFAREYGGLLWEDSKKMSLVVKGEVHMHMREFLRQQK, from the exons ATGCCTCAAGTGAGGATTATCGCGAAGAATTTCATGGATATGGTAGCTTCGCTACCAGCCGTGAAGCTCAACAAGCTATATGAAAATGCTTTCATCTGCGAAGCTATTCTCAG ATCATTGCCACCATTAGCCAAGAAGTATGTGTTGCAAATGTTGTACATTGATTCACCAGTATCAGCTAAGTCTATGGAAGAATGGGTTCTTCCAGATGGTTCTTCAAAACATAAAGTAGCCATAGATAGATTGATGCAGCTTAGGTTACTTACAGAAGCTGAGGACAG GAAAAAAGAAACAGCATACAGATTGAATCCAAAATTTCAGGGTAACCTCCGGAAGCATTTAGTGCATGG TGGGATCTTACCTAGAGAAGCAATGGCTTCTAATATCACTGTGAGGCTTCCAAGCTTGGAAGAGTTAGAGGCTTATGCTGCTGAACAGTGGGAG ACTTTCTTGCTGCACCTGATAAATTCGACTCAAGCTGAAAAGACTATGAACTTCAGCTCAGGGATGATGAAAATATTCCAGCGAAGCATTATGAGTAAAAG gGATAAAGAAAGTCCAGTGTTAACTGAGGGTggatttcagttcttg CTCATGGATACAAATGCACAACTTTGGTACATCATCAGGGAATACATCACAAATTCTGAG GAGCGGCAAATAGAGCCTGCagatttgatttcatttcttttGGAGCTTAGTTTCCATTGCACTGGTGag GCATACAATACGAATACGCTGACAGATGTACAAAAAAGTGTAATCAAGGACTTGGCAGACTTGGGACTGCTCAAGCTCCAACAG GGACGAAAAGAGAGCTGGTTCATTCCTACAAAGTTGGTAACCAATCTCTCTATCAGCTTATCTGATTCAACCTCACGAAGGCAG GGTTTTGTTGTGGTGGAGACAAATTTTAGACTGTATGCATATTCGACATCTAAACTACACTGCGAGATCTTGCGCCTTTTTGCAAG AGTAGAGTATCAGCTGCCAAATCTCATTGTTAGTGCAATCACTAAAGAAAGCTTGTATCATGCTTTTCAAAACGGTATCACAGCAGAACAG ATTATTTCTTTCCTTCAACAGAATGCTCATCCTCGAGTCGCGGAGAGATTGCCTTCTGTACCTGAAAATGTCACCGATCag ATTAGGTTATGGGAATCAGATTTGAACAGAGTAGAGATGACACCTGCTCATTTTTATGATGAGTTTCCATCTAGG GATGTCTTTGAGTCTGCTTGCGACTTTGCAAGAGAATATGGAGGTTTGTTATGGGAGGATTCGAAAAAGATGAGCCTGGTTGTAAAGGGAGAAGTGCACATGCATATGCGTGAGTTCCTACGACAGCAAAAATAG
- the LOC124942416 gene encoding rop guanine nucleotide exchange factor 3-like, whose translation MDFTDLSSSSSSSSSSAITTHSISSDSFTYPTDESGSFAGTPAKSPKRTLLSRLGMTHDHKIEDHDDDQDMEIDLMKERFSKLLLGEDMSGSGKGVTIAVAISNSITNLYVSVFGQHQKLEPLHPEKKMIWKREMNCFLSVCDYIVEFYPIKQTRRDGSFFEVKGSRPRSDIQINLPALRKLNSMLLDILETFVETEFWYVDEGSTTTTLSGSFRKLTQRNDNKWWLPVPCVPSGGLSEKSKKHLRFKRDSANQIHKAAMAINNTVLSEMEIPATYISSLPKSGKTSAGEIIYRFISSTDKFSPDHLLNNLNITSEHEALEIADRVEASMYVWRRKSNINHPKSSWDFLMKDLIISDTERSDKNHMMSERALSFLFCLKQRYPELSQTSLDACKIQFNRDIGQAILESYSRVLEGLAFNIVAWIDDVLFVDKKIVETRK comes from the exons atgGACTTTACAGAtctttcttcatcatcatcttcatcatcctcATCCGCCATTACAAcccattcaataagctctgaTTCCTTCACATACCCAACTGACGAATCAGGAAGCTTCGCCGGCACGCCGGCGAAGTCTCCCAAACGAACTCTTCTTAGCAGATTGGGCATGACCCATGATCACAAGATTGAAGATCATGATGATGATCAAGACATGg AAATTGATTTGATGAAGGAAAGATTCTCGAAGCTTCTATTGGGAGAAGATATGTCTGGAAGTGGTAAAGGTGTTACTATTGCTGTGGCAATCTCTAATTCAATCACTAATCTATATG tTTCTGTATTTGGGCAACATCAGAAGCTTGAACCTCTTCATCCGGAGAAGAAGATGATTTGGAAAAGAGAGATGAATTGTTTTCTCTCCGTTTGCGATTATATCGTCGAATTCTACCCGATTAAACAAACTAGACGCGATGGAAGTTTCTTCGAG GTTAAAGGAAGCAGGCCAAGATCTGATATTCAAATCAACCTTCCAGCATTACGAAAGCTTAATTCAATGCTTTTG GATATTTTAGAGACGTTTGTAGAAACAGAATTTTGGTACGTAGATGAAGGGAGCACAACGACAACTCTGTCTGGTTCATTTAGAAAATTGACTCAAAGAAACGACAATAAGTGGTGGTTGCCGGTGCCATGCGTTCCTTCCGGCGGCTTGTCGGAGAAATCGAAAAAACATTTAAGATTTAAACGCGATTCTGCAAACCAGATACATAAAGCAGCTATGGCTATTAATAATACTGTTCTTTCAGAGATGGAGATTCCGGCTACTTATATTTCTTCACTTCCTaag AGTGGAAAAACAAGTGCTGGAGAAATAATATATCGTTTTATCAGTTCCACGGATAAGTTCTCTCCTGATCATCTCCTCAACAACTTAAACATAACTTCGGAGCACGAAGCCCTAGAAATAGCAGACCGAGTGGAGGCATCAATGTACGTTTGGCGTCGAAAATCGAACATCAACCATCCGAAATCTTCATGGGACTTTCTAATGAAAGACCTCATAATATCAGACACCGAACGAAGCGACAAGAACCACATGATGAGCGAAAGAGCTTTAAGTTTCCTATTTTGCCTCAAACAAAGGTACCCCGAGCTCTCTCAAACGAGTCTAGACGCTTGCAAGATCCAATTCAATAGA GATATTGGGCAGGCAATTTTGGAAAGTTACTCAAGGGTATTAGAGGGATTGGCTTTTAACATTGTTGCTTGGATTGATGACGTGTTATTTGTGGACAAAAAAATTGTGGAGAcaagaaaataa
- the LOC124941285 gene encoding elicitor-responsive protein 3, with translation MCVCGFTGHSAYHIILECGNQMHMSKTSKSYHGEIHWNEKHVIKFPTSKWESLSYLKLKISHEKHFTDGDIVGETMINLKGIIVEGIEKGVIEVSPTLFNVVLDDDSYKGEIKIGLKFLLNKQVDIANVSSDDDEHVEARPSIHKNLRQFWRMLCWRFLFMQKHSESDV, from the exons ATGTGTGTTTGTGGTTTTACAGGACATTCAGCTTACCATATCATCCTTGAATGTGGAAATCAAATGCATATGAGCAAGACTTCAAAAA GCTATCATGGGGAGATACACTGGAACGAGAAACATGTTATCAAATTCCCGACATCAAAGTGGGAAAGCTTGTCTTACCTTAAACTGAAAATCTCGCATGAAAAACATTTTACTGATGGCGACATTGTGGGTGAAACCAT GATTAATCTGAAAGGGATTATTGTGGAAGGAATTGAGAAAGGAGTTATAGAAGTTTCACCTACTCTGTTCAATGTTGTTCTTGATGATGATTCTTATAAAGGGGAAATCAAGATAGGACTTAAATTCTTACTTAAT aaACAAGTCGATATAGCAAATGTATCGTCTGATGACGATGAACATGTTGAAGCGCGTCCTTCCATTCACAAGAATTTAAGGCAGTTCTGGAGAATGTTATGCTGGAGGTTCTTGTTTATGCAGAAGCATTCTGAATCTGATGTCTAG
- the LOC124942863 gene encoding uncharacterized protein LOC124942863: protein MSKKNNLATRKRQHEFDLRREQKDKEKKVQKLQANKNKMKVDGSNNKNKKKKGSSGFQVGKKKLKTKVTATVKAKALQAMELDK from the exons atgtcgaagaagaacaactTGGCGACTCGGAAAAGGCAGCACGAATTCGATCTGAGAA GGGAACAAAAAGACAAAGAAAAGAAGGTACAGAAGTTGCAAGCGAATAAGAATAAGATGAAA gtTGATGGTAGTAATAataagaacaagaagaagaaagggtCGAGTGGATTTCAAGTTGGGAAGAAAAAGTTGAAGACTAAGGTTACAGCTACAGTTAAAGCTAAGGCATTACAAGCTATGGAAC
- the LOC124941284 gene encoding riboflavin biosynthesis protein PYRD, chloroplastic isoform X1: protein MYNLRPIPVQNITPSHINFSQCSNYLINRSPLQTPRYGFNNSVLNVTGGSWRRRRNGGSLVAKCEMRDDGFYIRRCVELARKAIGRTSPNPMVGCVIVKDGEIVGEGFHPKAGQPHAEVFALRDAGDLAVGSTAYVSLEPCNHYGRTPPCTEALIKADVKKVVVGMVDPNPIVASKGVDRLRAAGIEVNVAVEEELCKKLNEAYIHQMLTGKPFVAIRYTLSVNGHFLNKLGEEVAQTGGYYSKLLQEYDAILCSSSLIKEDHLLPESAEPEANQPFQIVVAKEGSSETDERRVVLDQTSLDSILDLCKSRGLCSLLVDLRGNVVGLEEIVKEGLEKNLFQKVIVEVLPIWDEEVKGGNFSIVLNDLNLKLGLKSLTSSEISGKSVLLEGYF from the exons ATGTATAATCTCAGACCAATCCCAGTTCAAAACATTACTCCAAGCCACATAAATTTCTCACAATGTAGCAATTACCTCATCAATCGCTCTCCATTGCAGACACCCAGATACGGATTTAACAATTCGGTGCTAAATGTGACTGGTGGGAgctggagaagaagaagaaatggcgGTTCTTTGGTAgctaaatgtgaaatgagagacGATGGGTTTTACATTCGTCGGTGTGTTGAGCTGGCGAGAAAAGCAATTGGACGGACAAGTCCCAATCCAATGGTGGGTTGTGTAATTGTGAAGGATGGAGAGATTGTTGGTGAAGGATTTCATCCAAAAGCAGGACAGCCTCATGCTGAG GTATTTGCATTGAGAGATGCCGGAGATTTAGCAGTTGGTTCTACAGCATATGTCAGCCTAGAACCATGCAACCATTATGGAAGAACGCCACCTTGTACTGAAGCTCTGATTAAAGCTGATGTTAAAAAGGTGGTGGTCGGAATGGTGGATCCAAACCCTATTGTGGCTTCAAAAGGGGTGGATAGACTAAGAGCTGCTGGAATTGAAGTGAATGTGGCTGTTGAGGAAGAACTATGTAAGAAGCTTAATGAGGCATATATACATCAAATGCTTACTGGCAAGCCCTTTGTTGCAATCAg GTACACCCTTTCTGTCAATGGCCATTTTCTAAACAAGCTCGGGGAAGAAGTAGCTCAAACGGGTGGATACTACTCGAAATTGTTGCAAGAATATGATGCAATTTTATGTTCTTCTTCATTAATAAAGGAAGATCATTTACTTCCAGAATCTGCAGAACCTGAAGCTAATCAACCCTTTCAAATTGTGGTAGCAAAAGAAGGAAGTTCAGAAACTGATGAAAGAAGAGTAGTATTAGATCAAACGAGTCTTGATTCAATTCTGGATTTGTGTAAAAGCCGTGGATTATGCAGCCTTTTGGTCGATTTAAGGGGAAATGTTGTTGGACTTGAAGAGATCGTGAAAGAAGGTCTTGAGAAGAATTTGTTTCAGAAAGTTATTGTGGAAGTTTTACCTATATGGGATGAAGAAGTGAAAGGAGGAAATTTTTCTATTGTTTTAAATGATCTGAATTTAAAACTCGGATTGAAGAGTTTGACTTCGTCGGAGATTTCGGGGAAGAGTGTTCTGTTGGAAGGATACTTCTGA
- the LOC124942197 gene encoding cell surface glycoprotein 1-like, translated as MNNTEESELMDAEIEEDGPPPGWESIPKSEEQQPSNNDVDNDVDDEDQGPPPGWELNQYHQEEKKEGDDEEEEEDSLDDGPPPGWETMAKSESNEMEEDDEDPLDDGPPPGWEPILHQSPSISAAITPRSPILEPVLKQEVKSEDDDDDDDPVSDGPPPGWESVDPHRGLSVATPSPPVRKQEGKGDDDIAPPSKWQSERIPFTKKHMAPPLPQSLSTPAAPSSDSEMGQMVCGSCRQLLSHPLGERYVQCSCCLTVNFVLEEHQVGQVQCRSCSVLLMYPYGASSVRCSSCRCVTNIGAHNRRPLLSVQQGRGEPPIPNSVH; from the exons ATGAATAATACAGAAGAATCTGAGTTAATGGACGCAGAAATTGAGGAAGATGGTCCTCCGCCTGGATGGGAATCCATCCCAAAATCTGAAGAACAACAACCGAGTAATAACGATGTCGATAATGATGTAGATGATGAAGATCAAGGACCTCCACCCGGATGGGAACTTAATCAATATCAtcaagaagaaaagaaagagggagatgatgaagaagaagaagaagattcgtTAGACGACGGACCTCCACCCGGATGGGAAACAATGGCGAAATCAGAAAGCAATGAGATGGAAGAAGACGATGAAGATCCACTGGATGATGGTCCTCCACCCGGTTGGGAACCCATATTACATCAGTCGCCGTCAATCTCCGCCGCGATTACGCCACGATCCCCCATTTTAGAACCTGTATTGAAACAGGAAGTAAAAAGTGAGGACGACGACGACGATGATGATCCCGTTAGTGATGGACCTCCACCGGGTTGGGAATCTGTTGATCCTCATCGTGGATTATCGGTGGCAACTCCTTCACCTCCTGTAAGGAAACAAGAAGGTAAAGGAGATGATGATATTGCTCCTCCATCAAAATGGCAATCTGAACGTATCCCTTTTACTAAGAAACATATGGCGCCGCCTTTACCACAATCATTGTCTACTCCGGCAGCACCATCTTCGGATTCAG AAATGGGTCAAATGGTGTGTGGTTCTTGTCGCCAGTTGCTTTCACATCCATTAGGCGAAAGATATGTTCAATGTTCATGCTGTCTAACAGTTAACTTTGTTCTAGAAG AGCATCAAGTTGGGCAGGTGCAGTGTAGGAGCTGTTCAGTGCTGCTTATGTACCCGTATGGAGCTTCATCGGTTAGATGTTCATCTTGTCGTTGTGTGACAAACATTGGG GCTCATAATAGACGCCCTCTTCTATCTGTACAGCAGGGTCGAGGGGAACCGCCTATTCCGAATTCGGTTCATTAG
- the LOC124943792 gene encoding pentatricopeptide repeat-containing protein DOT4, chloroplastic-like has product MICNPHSQLQDKLELFRETENVISWTSGISRLVGNGKSDEAIILFKTMLLNDHRPNYVTALSVIRASVNLGFENSICVIHGLLIKMGFEYEISVVTALLSAYSDWNMESVWKLFDKMPSRDLFLWNTMISLCAKKNNYFDSISIFREMIYDCFEPNHVSIVCILPVCADLAMLPFGKQIHTFSLKNDYCSMTNIQNSLLHMYSKCGDFNSLIRVFRQTDKDMISWRIMIHGCTENHRPRIAIDLFSEMLHSFLKPDEIILLDTIGASTQMEAVHFGKGLHGYVLKRGFLSFSSVTTELLQMYTEFGSVDSARLLFDQLNRKDLIAWSAMISSFARTGHSFHAINTFKAMKFTNEKPNEVTLVNLLQACSSMEVDEIMESIHAHIVKVGFSSNEFLTAALIDCYCKFGRIKQGKCVFDEINVKDLVCWSSMINGYGMNGYGDETIEVFVKMLDCGIKPNEIVFISVLSACSHCGLENEGWKWFYSMKEIYDISPKLSHYACMVDLLSRRGKVKQALEFVKNMPIKPDKRIWGALLAGCRSIHVSIDIAELVVDELTRLDPENTGAYVVLSNLYAEKGRWDDVERLRKSIDERKLTKELGYSLIEI; this is encoded by the coding sequence ATGATCTGTAACCCCCATTCGCAATTACAAGACAAACTTGAACTTTTCAGAGAAactgagaatgtgatttcttgGACTTCAGGTATATCAAGATTAGTCGGGAATGGAAAGTCAGATGAAGCTATTATTTTGTTCAAAACCATGTTGTTGAATGATCATAGGCCAAATTACGTAACAGCTTTGAGTGTAATTCGTGCTTCTGTGAATCTGGGTTTTGAGAATTCCATATGTGTAATTCATGGGTTGTTGATTAAAATGGGTTTCGAATATGAAATCTCAGTTGTTACAGCACTTTTGAGTGCTTACTCTGATTGGAATATGGAAAGTGTCTGGAAGCTGTTTGATAAAATGCCTAgtagagatttgtttttgtgGAATACAATGATTTCGTTATGTGCTAAGAAAAACAATTACTTTGATTCTATTTCGATTTTTCGAGAGATGATATATGATTGCTTTGAACCGAATCATGTCAGCATTGTCTGTATTTTACCTGTTTGTGCTGATCTTGCCATGTTGCCTTTTGGCAAACAGATTCATACATTTTCTCTGAAGAATGATTATTGTTCTATGACTAATATCCAGAATTCACTTCTCCATATGTATTCAAAATGTGGGGACTTCAATTCGTTAATACGTGTTTTTCGACAAACCGATAAGGATATGATCTCGTGGAGAATTATGATTCATGGATGTACAGAGAATCATCGCCCAAGAATAGCTATCGACTTATTCTCTGAAATGCTGCATTCCTTCTTAAAACCGGATGAAATTATTCTTTTGGACACAATCGGGGCATCTACACAAATGGAAGCGGTGCATTTCGGAAAGGGATTACACGGCTATGTTCTGAAACGGGGATTCTTGAGTTTCAGTTCGGTTACAACTGAACTTCTCCAAATGTATACTGAGTTTGGTTCAGTTGATTCGGCTAGATTGTTATTCGATCAGCTGAATCGGAAAGACCTTATAGCCTGGAGTGCGATGATCTCTTCATTTGCACGAACAGGACATTCGTTTCACGCAATTAATACGTTCAAAGCGATGAAATTCACGAATGAGAAACCGAACGAGGTAACTTTGGTCAATCTCTTACAAGCCTGTTCAAGTATGGAAGTTGATGAGATTATGGAGAGCATTCATGCTCATATAGTTAAAGTTGGTTTTTCATCAAATGAATTTCTAACAGCAGCTCTTATTGACTGTTActgtaaatttggaagaattAAGCAGGGAAAATGTGTTTTCGATGAAATTAATGTGAAAGATCTCGTTTGTTGGAGCTCGATGATTAATGGATACGGAATGAATGGATATGGAGACGAGACGATAGAGGTTTTCGTTAAAATGTTGGATTGTGGAATAAAACCTAACGAGATAGTTTTTATCTCGGTTTTGTCTGCTTGCAGCCATTGTGGGCTTGAGAATGAAGGGTGGAAATGGTTTTATTCGATGAAAGAAATTTACGATATTTCTCCAAAACTTAGCCATTATGCTTGTATGGTGGATTTGCTTAGCCGTCGTGGCAAAGTGAAACAGGCTCTTGAATTTGTCAAAAATATGCCTATTAAGCCTGATAAAAGGATATGGGGTGCTCTTCTTGCTGGTTGTAGATCAATTCATGTGTCTATTGATATTGCTGAACTTGTTGTTGATGAGTTAACTCGCCTTGATCCGGAAAACACTGGCGCTTATGTTGTCTTGTCGAACTTGTATGCTGAGAAAGGCAGATGGGATGATGTCGAGAGGTTGCGAAAATCGATAGACGAAAGAAAATTGACAAAGGAATTGGGTTATAGCTTGATTGAAATCTAA
- the LOC124941284 gene encoding riboflavin biosynthesis protein PYRD, chloroplastic isoform X2, with amino-acid sequence MRDDGFYIRRCVELARKAIGRTSPNPMVGCVIVKDGEIVGEGFHPKAGQPHAEVFALRDAGDLAVGSTAYVSLEPCNHYGRTPPCTEALIKADVKKVVVGMVDPNPIVASKGVDRLRAAGIEVNVAVEEELCKKLNEAYIHQMLTGKPFVAIRYTLSVNGHFLNKLGEEVAQTGGYYSKLLQEYDAILCSSSLIKEDHLLPESAEPEANQPFQIVVAKEGSSETDERRVVLDQTSLDSILDLCKSRGLCSLLVDLRGNVVGLEEIVKEGLEKNLFQKVIVEVLPIWDEEVKGGNFSIVLNDLNLKLGLKSLTSSEISGKSVLLEGYF; translated from the exons atgagagacGATGGGTTTTACATTCGTCGGTGTGTTGAGCTGGCGAGAAAAGCAATTGGACGGACAAGTCCCAATCCAATGGTGGGTTGTGTAATTGTGAAGGATGGAGAGATTGTTGGTGAAGGATTTCATCCAAAAGCAGGACAGCCTCATGCTGAG GTATTTGCATTGAGAGATGCCGGAGATTTAGCAGTTGGTTCTACAGCATATGTCAGCCTAGAACCATGCAACCATTATGGAAGAACGCCACCTTGTACTGAAGCTCTGATTAAAGCTGATGTTAAAAAGGTGGTGGTCGGAATGGTGGATCCAAACCCTATTGTGGCTTCAAAAGGGGTGGATAGACTAAGAGCTGCTGGAATTGAAGTGAATGTGGCTGTTGAGGAAGAACTATGTAAGAAGCTTAATGAGGCATATATACATCAAATGCTTACTGGCAAGCCCTTTGTTGCAATCAg GTACACCCTTTCTGTCAATGGCCATTTTCTAAACAAGCTCGGGGAAGAAGTAGCTCAAACGGGTGGATACTACTCGAAATTGTTGCAAGAATATGATGCAATTTTATGTTCTTCTTCATTAATAAAGGAAGATCATTTACTTCCAGAATCTGCAGAACCTGAAGCTAATCAACCCTTTCAAATTGTGGTAGCAAAAGAAGGAAGTTCAGAAACTGATGAAAGAAGAGTAGTATTAGATCAAACGAGTCTTGATTCAATTCTGGATTTGTGTAAAAGCCGTGGATTATGCAGCCTTTTGGTCGATTTAAGGGGAAATGTTGTTGGACTTGAAGAGATCGTGAAAGAAGGTCTTGAGAAGAATTTGTTTCAGAAAGTTATTGTGGAAGTTTTACCTATATGGGATGAAGAAGTGAAAGGAGGAAATTTTTCTATTGTTTTAAATGATCTGAATTTAAAACTCGGATTGAAGAGTTTGACTTCGTCGGAGATTTCGGGGAAGAGTGTTCTGTTGGAAGGATACTTCTGA